In a genomic window of Festucalex cinctus isolate MCC-2025b chromosome 11, RoL_Fcin_1.0, whole genome shotgun sequence:
- the zic2a gene encoding zinc finger protein ZIC 2a codes for MLLDAGHQFPGLGSFARHHPAAADMQERDLSLAQNSFADSAAHMGAFKLNHELSPPGQSSAFSSQAPGYPSAAALGAHAAHVTSYAGSPFNSTRDFLFRSRGFGEGSPAGGQHALFGPAAGSLHPSHHHADTPQGHLLFPGIHEQHGSHASGNVLNGQIGRLGLAGEVFGRSEQYHQVSSPRADAYSAAQLHNQYGSMNVNMAAHHHHHHHHHPGAFFRYMRQQCIKQELICKWIEPEQLSNPKKCCNKTFSTMHELVTHVSVEHVGGPEQTNHICFWEECPRESKPFKAKYKLVNHIRVHTGEKPFPCPFPGCGKVFARSENLKIHKRTHTGEKPFQCEFEGCDRRFANSSDRKKHMHVHTSDKPYLCKMCDKSYTHPSSLRKHMKVHESSPPASDSSPAASSGYESSTPPGLVSPTTETQSNTTLSPASVVHSSTSHSGLSSNFSEWYV; via the exons ATGCTGCTGGACGCAGGCCACCAGTTCCCGGGTCTGGGCTCGTTCGCCCGCCACCACCCGGCGGCCGCGGACATGCAGGAGCGAGACCTGAGCCTGGCCCAGAACTCGTTCGCGGACTCGGCGGCCCACATGGGCGCCTTCAAGCTCAACCACGAGCTCTCCCCGCCGGGCCAGAGCTCCGCCTTCAGCAGCCAGGCGCCCGGCTACCCGTCGGCGGCGGCCCTGGGCGCGCACGCCGCCCACGTCACGTCGTACGCGGGCTCGCCGTTCAACTCCacgcgggacttcctgttccgCAGCCGCGGCTTCGGCGAGGGCTCCCCGGCCGGCGGCCAGCACGCGCTGTTCGGCCCCGCGGCGGGCTCCCTGCACCCGTCGCACCACCACGCGGACACGCCGCAGGGCCACCTCTTGTTCCCGGGCATCCACGAGCAGCACGGCTCCCACGCGTCCGGCAACGTGCTCAACGGCCAGATCGGGCGGCTGGGCCTGGCGGGGGAAGTGTTCGGCCGATCCGAGCAGTACCACCAGGTGTCCAGCCCCCGGGCCGACGCGTACTCGGCGGCGCAGCTGCACAACCAGTACGGCTCCATGAACGTGAACATGGCCgcgcaccaccaccaccatcaccaccaccacccgggCGCCTTCTTCCGCTACATGCGCCAGCAGTGCATCAAGCAGGAGCTGATCTGCAAGTGGATCGAACCCGAGCAGCTGAGCAACCCGAAGAAGTGCTGCAACAAGACGTTCAGCACCATGCACGAGCTGGTCACGCACGTGTCCGTGGAGCACGTCGGCGGGCCCGAGCAGACCAACCACATCTGCTTCTGGGAGGAGTGCCCGCGGGAGAGCAAACCCTTCAAGGCCAAGTACAAGCTGGTCAACCACATCAGGGTgcacacgggcgagaagccCTTCCCGTGCCCCTTCCCCGGCTGCGGGAAAGTCTTCGCGCGCTCCGAGAACCTCAAGatccacaaacgcacgcacacag gagAGAAACCCTTCCAGTGCGAGTTTGAAGGCTGTGACAGGAGGTTTGCCAACAGCAGCGACCGAAAGAAGCACATGCACGTGCACACCTCGGACAAGCCCTACCTGTGCAAGATGTGCGACAAATCCTACACGCACCCCAGCTCCCTACGAAAACACATGAAG GTGCACGAGTCATCCCCGCCCGCGTCCGACTCCTCGCCAGCAGCCAGCTCAGGCTACGAGTCGTCCACCCCACCGGGCTTGGTGTCGCCCACCACCGAGACCCAAAGCAACACCACGCTGTCGCCAGCCTCGGTCGTGCACAGCAGCACCAGCCACAGCGGCCTCTCGTCTAATTTCAGTGAATGGTATGTGtag
- the zic5 gene encoding zinc finger protein ZIC 5 has translation MEAPLSKRNPALRLADLAATQVLPHQNMTGFPGLGGHHPLSHHAHLHPGELANDPGVALTPFGPEHMAQTSALKLSPSQHIPSHHEAQTAAAAAAAAAAAATAASFAPAQSTVGFPVAHHPHAGYSSSRDLILRRELSASAMHALGDQSAASPHHHHHHHHGVFISPTGAYGHADSGAHSLFSGLHEQASPGSHPHLNGQMRLGLPGDLYGRSDHFRQDHYGASTLHGYNNAAHGPAGAFLRYMRQPIKQELICKWIEPELQSPKKPCSKTYSTMHELVNHVTVEHVGGPEQSSHVCFWEECPREGKAFKAKYKLINHIRVHTGEKPFPCPFPGCGKVFARSENLKIHKRTHTGEKPFKCEFEGCDRKFANSSDRKKHSHVHTSDKPYYCKVRGCDKSYTHPSSLRKHMKVHCKSPPPLPNNTTTYIPSSATGNPLGEPLSPQRNRSASLSPQVTNLNEWYVCQGSGAGGHHQQQQQHPHHQHQHDLHSPSSDVPTSESEDEDSFRDSGPRTML, from the exons ATGGAAGCCCCTTTGAGCAAGAGGAACCCCGCGTTAAGATTAGCGGATTTGGCAGCCACTCAAGTTCTTCCTCACCAGAACATGACAGGCTTCCCGGGGCTCGGGGGGCATCACCCTCTCTCCCACCATGCCCACCTCCACCCCGGGGAGCTGGCCAACGACCCCGGCGTGGCACTCACTCCATTCGGACCGGAGCACATGGCACAGACCAGTGCGCTCAAACTCAGCCCCTCGCAGCACATCCCGAGCCACCACGAAGCtcagacggcggcggcggcggcggcggctgcggcggcggcagcgACCGCAGCCTCCTTCGCTCCGGCGCAGAGCACCGTGGGCTTCCCCGTGGCCCACCACCCCCACGCGGGCTACTCCAGCAGCAGGGATTTGATCCTCAGGAGAGAACTGTCAGCGTCCGCCATGCACGCCCTCGGCGACCAGTCCGCCGcctccccccaccaccaccatcaccaccaccacggcGTGTTCATCTCCCCAACAGGTGCGTACGGCCACGCGGACAGCGGGGCCCACTCCCTCTTCTCGGGGCTCCACGAGCAAGCCTCCCCGGGCTCGCACCCGCACCTCAACGGCCAGATGCGCCTGGGTCTACCGGGGGACCTCTACGGCAGGTCGGACCACTTCCGGCAGGACCACTACGGAGCGTCCACGCTGCACGGCTACAACAACGCCGCCCACGGGCCCGCGGGGGCCTTCCTGCGCTACATGCGGCAGCCCATCAAGCAGGAGCTGATCTGCAAGTGGATCGAACCGGAGCTGCAGAGTCCCAAGAAGCCCTGCTCCAAGACCTACAGCACCATGCACGAGCTGGTCAACCACGTCACGGTGGAGCACGTCGGTGGGCCCGAGCAGAGCTCGCACGTCTGCTTCTGGGAGGAGTGCCCGAGGGAGGGGAAGGCGTTCAAGGCCAAGTACAAACTTATCAACCACATCCGAGTGCACaccggagagaagccctttCCCTGCCCCTTTCCCGGATGCGGGAAAGTCTTCGCCCGCTCGGAGAACTTGAAAATCCACAAGAGGACGCATACAG GTGAGAAGCCCTTCAAGTGCGAGTTCGAAGGCTGCGACCGGAAGTTCGCCAACAGCAGCGACCGGAAGAAGCACTCGCACGTGCACACGTCCGACAAGCCCTACTACTGCAAGGTGCGCGGCTGCGACAAGTCCTACACGCACCCGAGCTCGCTGCGCAAACACATGAAGGTGCACTGCAAGAGCCCCCCGCCTCTCCCCAACAACACGACCACCTACATCCCCTCGTCCGCCACCGGAAACCCGCTCGGGGAGCCCCTCTCCCCGCAGCGGAACCGCTCCGCCAGCCTCTCCCCGCAGGTGACCAACTTGAACGAGTGGTACGTGTGTCAAGGCAGCGGGGCGGGggggcatcatcaacaacaacaacaacacccccACCACCAACACCAGCACGACCTGCACTCCCCCTCCAGTGACGTGCCCACATCGGAGTCTGAAGATGAGGACTCGTTTAGGGACTCGGGCCCCAGGACGATGCTATGA